From a single Bryobacter aggregatus MPL3 genomic region:
- a CDS encoding ABC transporter ATP-binding protein produces MIQVEGLTKRYARNVAVDHVSFSVERGQIVGFLGPNGAGKTTTMRMLTCFMPPSEGTATVAGFDIVKQPLEVKKRIGYLPETPPVYPEMEVGEYLQFVARIKGIPEKEVLKRSQEAAARCSVKDVWSKLIGKLSKGYRQRVGLAQAIIHNPDVLILDEPTSGFDPKQILETRDLIKSLAGEHTIVLSTHILQEVEAMCESLVIINKGKIAKSGSVEELTRRNGALLEVTVPAGAADSALLTAPFAHLAGVSGAQASPLEQGLWRIEVDTANDADIRPQLAQIALSQGWNLYRLDSTSVNLHELFLSLTSPVAASALTVSAPEVTEQ; encoded by the coding sequence ATGATCCAGGTCGAAGGACTGACGAAGCGTTATGCGCGCAACGTCGCGGTCGATCACGTCTCATTCTCTGTGGAGAGAGGGCAAATCGTCGGGTTTCTCGGGCCAAATGGGGCCGGGAAAACGACGACGATGCGCATGCTCACCTGCTTCATGCCTCCCAGCGAAGGCACAGCGACAGTAGCCGGTTTTGATATTGTCAAGCAGCCGCTCGAAGTCAAAAAGCGCATTGGTTACCTGCCGGAAACCCCTCCTGTCTATCCAGAAATGGAAGTGGGCGAGTATCTGCAATTTGTCGCTCGCATCAAGGGCATTCCTGAGAAGGAAGTGCTGAAACGAAGCCAGGAAGCGGCGGCGCGCTGTTCTGTCAAAGACGTTTGGAGCAAGCTGATCGGAAAGCTCTCGAAGGGCTATCGCCAACGTGTCGGCTTGGCGCAGGCGATCATCCACAATCCCGATGTGCTGATTCTCGACGAGCCGACGAGCGGCTTTGATCCTAAGCAGATCCTCGAGACCCGTGATCTCATCAAGAGTCTCGCCGGAGAACACACCATCGTTCTTAGCACCCACATTCTGCAGGAAGTGGAAGCGATGTGCGAAAGCCTGGTGATCATCAACAAGGGCAAGATCGCGAAGTCCGGTAGCGTCGAAGAGTTAACCCGCCGCAACGGAGCGCTTCTCGAAGTGACGGTTCCGGCAGGTGCAGCCGATTCCGCTTTGCTCACTGCTCCCTTCGCCCATCTGGCCGGTGTGAGCGGCGCTCAGGCCAGCCCACTCGAGCAAGGCCTTTGGCGGATTGAGGTCGATACGGCAAACGATGCCGATATCCGGCCCCAACTTGCGCAGATTGCGCTGTCCCAGGGCTGGAATCTCTATCGTCTCGATTCCACCTCCGTCAACCTGCACGAACTCTTCTTATCCCTGACAAGCCCGGTGGCTGCCTCTGCTCTGACAGTCTCCGCTCCGGAGGTCACCGAGCAATGA
- a CDS encoding ABC transporter substrate-binding protein has product MRRRIFLLGLPGLAGCSAGRKPRLNVLNYTDYIGKTTIADFEREFGAEVRYSPVIEGSEETMAKTISGNSGWDVVFPENRLVNPMREMGLLRRLDPARLPNLKHLAARFQSPEWDRNLDWSIPYLWSCCGILSQAGMNLTGWSDLWEPRYRGKITMLDEPSEVFGACLKRLGYSINTNSPEELRQAQQLAGEQKKILRAYLNTEVRDQVAAGDVQACQLWAGSAQLTMDGAPQLQFCHPREGFSLYCDCVAILAESQRAELAHEFVNYLCRPEVAAAITQASRASTPNAAAIDHLPASFRALKTLFPGDEVLARGEWFRTSNAPTQRLRDRLWTEVKSM; this is encoded by the coding sequence ATGAGACGGCGCATCTTTCTATTGGGCTTGCCGGGCCTGGCCGGATGCAGCGCAGGACGCAAACCGCGGCTGAACGTTCTGAACTACACCGACTACATCGGCAAAACGACTATTGCTGATTTCGAGCGCGAGTTTGGCGCCGAAGTGCGTTACTCACCGGTGATCGAAGGCAGCGAAGAGACCATGGCAAAGACCATTTCCGGGAACTCCGGATGGGATGTGGTCTTTCCGGAGAACCGGCTGGTGAACCCCATGCGGGAGATGGGCTTGCTGCGCAGGCTCGACCCGGCCCGGTTGCCGAACCTAAAGCATCTGGCAGCCCGCTTCCAGTCCCCTGAATGGGACAGGAACCTCGATTGGTCCATTCCTTATCTGTGGTCTTGCTGTGGCATTCTCTCGCAGGCTGGAATGAACCTCACAGGGTGGAGCGATCTCTGGGAGCCTCGCTATCGCGGCAAGATCACCATGCTCGATGAGCCTTCGGAAGTCTTTGGGGCCTGCCTGAAGCGCCTCGGCTATTCGATCAATACCAACTCGCCCGAGGAACTTCGCCAAGCGCAACAGTTGGCAGGAGAACAAAAGAAGATCCTGCGCGCTTATCTGAACACCGAAGTTCGAGACCAAGTGGCGGCGGGCGATGTGCAAGCCTGCCAGCTCTGGGCTGGAAGCGCGCAACTCACCATGGATGGCGCGCCCCAGCTTCAGTTCTGCCATCCGAGAGAAGGCTTTTCACTCTATTGCGATTGCGTGGCGATTCTGGCGGAATCGCAGCGCGCGGAACTGGCCCATGAATTTGTGAACTATCTCTGTCGCCCGGAGGTGGCCGCGGCGATCACGCAAGCCAGCCGCGCCTCAACTCCGAATGCGGCAGCAATCGATCATCTGCCTGCTTCATTCCGTGCGTTAAAGACACTCTTTCCGGGCGACGAAGTGCTGGCGCGCGGGGAGTGGTTTCGCACCAGCAACGCCCCAACGCAGCGGCTGCGCGATCGCCTTTGGACCGAAGTCAAGTCCATGTAA
- a CDS encoding ABC transporter permease produces MRAPILTLYAVAIYAFLHLPLVILGVFSFNRSKFTHWEGFSLRWYEAALRDRTLLESAWNSLLIASFATLLSTAIGTLAAHAIWKRSAPWLSTSLYVSLVTPEIVTGVSLLALFQIVFRVLHLQLGMHTVVLAHVSFCLVYVVMVVLARLRTIDASYEEAAQDLGATPWQAFWQVTLPMLRPGIVAAALLAFTTSLDDYVITSLVAGVDSETLPMIIYGMARRGVNPAVNAISTLIVFGLGVLIVISQRLEHKA; encoded by the coding sequence GTGAGGGCGCCCATCTTGACTCTGTATGCGGTGGCGATCTACGCCTTTCTGCATCTTCCCTTGGTCATTCTAGGGGTCTTCAGCTTCAACCGCTCGAAGTTTACGCACTGGGAAGGATTTTCGCTGCGCTGGTATGAGGCCGCGCTCCGCGATCGCACACTGCTCGAAAGCGCCTGGAACAGTCTGCTCATTGCAAGTTTCGCCACGCTCCTTTCGACGGCCATCGGTACGCTCGCCGCCCATGCCATTTGGAAGCGGAGCGCTCCCTGGCTTAGCACTTCGCTCTATGTTTCGCTGGTCACCCCAGAGATCGTCACTGGCGTATCGCTGCTCGCACTCTTTCAGATTGTCTTCCGCGTGCTGCACCTGCAACTGGGCATGCACACCGTGGTGCTCGCGCATGTGAGCTTTTGCCTGGTGTATGTCGTGATGGTAGTGCTGGCGCGCTTGCGGACCATCGATGCTTCCTATGAGGAGGCCGCACAAGACCTTGGCGCCACGCCCTGGCAGGCCTTCTGGCAAGTGACCCTCCCAATGTTGCGGCCCGGCATCGTGGCCGCCGCGCTGCTGGCCTTTACCACCTCGCTGGACGACTACGTGATCACCAGTCTCGTAGCGGGCGTCGATTCAGAAACGCTGCCAATGATCATCTACGGCATGGCGCGGCGCGGGGTGAATCCGGCGGTGAATGCAATCTCAACCCTCATCGTCTTCGGGCTTGGGGTACTGATTGTGATCTCACAACGGCTGGAGCACAAGGCATGA
- a CDS encoding BON domain-containing protein, whose product MKQTILTAVVAGVLATSPLFSSKLPSGATEQERLADKVRHELVMLPFYGVFDQMSFSLEGHKVILTGQVTRPTLQSSAGNVVKRIPGVEEVDNRIEVLPLSPNDDRLRLALYRTIFGQASLGRYTLGANPPVRIIVKNGNVTLTGVVINEMDKNLAGLFANQVPGVFSVTNKLVVDKKS is encoded by the coding sequence ATGAAACAGACAATACTTACAGCAGTTGTCGCAGGTGTTTTGGCTACCAGTCCACTCTTTTCCTCCAAACTCCCATCGGGGGCCACAGAGCAGGAGCGGCTTGCGGACAAAGTCCGTCATGAGCTCGTGATGTTGCCTTTCTACGGAGTCTTCGATCAAATGAGTTTCTCACTCGAAGGACATAAGGTGATACTTACTGGACAAGTTACTCGCCCCACCCTTCAGAGTTCGGCTGGCAACGTTGTGAAGCGGATCCCAGGGGTAGAAGAGGTAGATAACCGGATTGAGGTTCTACCGCTCTCTCCCAATGATGATCGGCTTCGTTTAGCTCTCTATCGCACCATATTCGGCCAGGCTTCCTTAGGCCGTTATACTTTGGGCGCCAACCCACCGGTGCGCATTATCGTCAAGAACGGCAACGTCACATTGACTGGTGTCGTGATCAACGAAATGGATAAAAACTTGGCTGGGCTTTTCGCCAATCAGGTCCCTGGGGTGTTCAGCGTCACCAACAAGCTGGTTGTCGATAAGAAATCCTGA
- a CDS encoding GldG family protein, protein MNQRQRQYSIYSTFYVFVIIAVLGVANYLANKNNKTYDTTANKRYSLSDQTVKIVKGLKDDVNITYWDNSEGFGAARDILNQYTALSSKLKVEYADAVKKPALARAAGVTNFGTIVIESGKRREEAKGLTEEQITSALVRVLKGTDRTVCFAQGGGEKDLDKSTRDGFSAVKDLVEHDNYKIAKLNLLESSDIPAACTLVVIPGPRFDYPTASVDSLKKYVEGGGKALFMLDPPFNVEKLRVNENKALVDALASWGVTLNKDLVVDLSRVGQMMGGAVLAKDFDTHAVVSGMAGKPVVMSFPRSMEGKSTDKTTVEKLFSSMSSSFALTDLSKAELEPNPAKDKRGPFTMSVAGTYKTGQANKDGRFVVVGNSSFVDNGNVQLYGNSDLFLNMLAWLSADEDLISIRPKDPEDRRIQLEQGQMNTIIVVSQFVLPLIALGAAVYIWRKRR, encoded by the coding sequence ATGAACCAACGACAACGCCAATACAGCATCTACTCGACTTTCTACGTCTTTGTCATCATCGCCGTTCTTGGGGTAGCCAACTATCTCGCCAACAAGAACAACAAGACCTATGACACGACGGCCAACAAGCGATACAGCCTCTCGGACCAGACGGTGAAAATCGTCAAGGGCCTGAAGGATGACGTCAACATCACCTACTGGGACAACTCCGAAGGCTTCGGCGCCGCGCGCGACATCCTCAACCAGTACACTGCTCTTTCCTCGAAGCTGAAGGTGGAGTACGCCGATGCAGTCAAGAAACCGGCTCTGGCCCGGGCCGCCGGGGTGACGAACTTCGGCACGATTGTGATCGAGTCCGGCAAGCGCCGTGAAGAGGCCAAGGGGCTGACCGAAGAGCAGATCACCAGCGCACTCGTGCGCGTGTTGAAGGGAACCGATCGCACCGTCTGCTTTGCGCAGGGTGGCGGCGAAAAGGATCTCGATAAGTCCACTCGCGATGGCTTTAGCGCCGTTAAGGATCTGGTCGAGCACGACAACTATAAGATCGCCAAGCTGAATCTGCTGGAGAGCTCCGACATCCCCGCCGCATGTACTTTGGTGGTGATTCCCGGACCACGCTTTGATTACCCCACAGCCTCGGTGGACAGCTTGAAGAAGTACGTCGAAGGCGGCGGCAAGGCCTTGTTCATGCTGGATCCGCCCTTCAATGTCGAGAAACTGCGGGTCAATGAGAACAAGGCGCTGGTTGATGCTCTCGCCTCCTGGGGCGTGACGCTGAACAAGGATCTGGTGGTCGATCTCAGCCGTGTCGGCCAGATGATGGGCGGCGCGGTGCTGGCCAAGGATTTTGACACCCATGCAGTGGTGAGCGGCATGGCCGGCAAGCCGGTCGTGATGTCCTTCCCACGTTCGATGGAAGGCAAATCGACGGACAAGACAACGGTTGAAAAGCTCTTCTCGTCGATGTCGTCGAGCTTCGCGCTGACGGATCTCTCAAAGGCCGAACTCGAACCGAACCCGGCCAAGGACAAGCGCGGCCCCTTCACCATGAGCGTGGCCGGTACTTATAAGACAGGCCAGGCAAACAAAGATGGCCGCTTTGTGGTGGTGGGCAACTCGAGCTTTGTCGACAACGGCAATGTGCAGCTCTACGGCAACAGCGACCTCTTCCTGAACATGCTCGCCTGGCTCAGTGCCGACGAGGACCTGATTTCGATCCGGCCCAAGGATCCGGAAGATCGCCGCATCCAGCTCGAACAGGGCCAGATGAATACGATCATCGTGGTCTCGCAGTTTGTTCTGCCGCTCATCGCTCTCGGTGCCGCGGTTTACATCTGGCGCAAGCGCCGCTAA
- a CDS encoding ABC transporter ATP-binding protein, producing MGDVLALRNVSKIFPSHRAVDDISLSLQAGEFHALVGPSGCGKTTTLRMVAGFEIPTAGEIFLEGHNVAPLPPYRRNVSTVFQNYALFPHLRVRENVEFGLKRQGIAGDLRQRVAEVLEMVKLQGKEDRYPAQLSGGEKQRAALARSLVLAPAVLLLDEPLSALDPNLRKQVRAELRALQKRVGITFLMVTHDQEEALTLADRITVMNQGRVEQTGTPHEIYLKPATAFVAQFLGEMNWFQGIGVRPEATRMAAEIPANGIMSHKATVRNATFLGNCIHVEAEMPGGELIVSEVSRFSGSYRHGDRVHVWWDPSDELRF from the coding sequence ATGGGCGATGTGCTGGCACTCCGCAATGTTTCGAAAATCTTCCCCTCCCATAGGGCGGTTGACGACATCAGTCTCAGCCTGCAAGCCGGGGAGTTCCACGCACTGGTCGGCCCTTCAGGATGTGGCAAAACAACGACGCTGCGGATGGTTGCGGGCTTTGAGATTCCCACGGCAGGAGAAATTTTTCTCGAAGGCCACAATGTGGCGCCGCTGCCTCCATACCGCCGCAATGTCTCGACCGTATTCCAGAACTACGCCCTCTTTCCCCATCTCCGCGTCCGCGAGAACGTGGAATTTGGCCTGAAGCGGCAGGGCATCGCTGGAGACCTGCGGCAACGCGTCGCCGAGGTCCTGGAGATGGTCAAGCTCCAGGGCAAAGAGGATCGCTATCCCGCCCAGCTTTCCGGTGGCGAGAAGCAGCGTGCCGCCCTCGCCCGCTCTCTGGTCCTGGCTCCTGCTGTATTGCTGCTCGATGAGCCACTGAGCGCCCTCGACCCGAATCTGCGCAAGCAGGTGCGCGCCGAACTTCGCGCACTCCAGAAGCGCGTTGGCATCACCTTTTTGATGGTGACCCATGACCAGGAAGAAGCCCTCACGCTGGCCGATCGCATCACCGTGATGAATCAGGGCCGGGTGGAACAAACCGGCACCCCGCATGAGATCTATCTGAAGCCCGCGACGGCTTTTGTCGCGCAGTTTCTCGGCGAGATGAACTGGTTCCAAGGCATCGGGGTGCGGCCCGAAGCCACCCGCATGGCCGCCGAGATCCCAGCGAACGGAATCATGAGTCACAAAGCCACGGTGCGTAACGCCACCTTCCTTGGCAATTGCATCCATGTCGAAGCCGAGATGCCGGGCGGCGAATTGATTGTTTCGGAGGTGTCGCGCTTTAGCGGCTCCTATCGTCATGGCGACCGAGTGCATGTCTGGTGGGACCCGAGCGACGAGTTGCGCTTCTAA
- a CDS encoding superoxide dismutase has translation MSFSLPALPYATNALEPHIDQATMEIHHGKHHNAYVTNLNKALESAPELAGKTIEELLANHLAIVPEGIKTAVRNNGGGHYNHSLFWTIIGPGKGGTPSGKLAAAIDASFGSFDAFKEKFSAAATTRFGSGWAWLTKTADGKVEISSSANQDNPVMEGKFPVIGLDVWEHAYYLKYQNRRPDYIAAWWNVIDWDAAEARFNA, from the coding sequence ATGTCATTCTCACTCCCCGCCCTCCCATACGCGACCAACGCACTCGAGCCACACATCGATCAAGCCACGATGGAAATCCATCATGGCAAACACCACAACGCCTATGTGACCAACCTGAACAAGGCGCTCGAGTCCGCGCCGGAACTGGCAGGCAAGACGATTGAGGAATTGCTCGCCAATCACCTCGCGATCGTGCCGGAAGGAATTAAGACGGCAGTCCGCAACAATGGCGGTGGCCACTACAACCACTCCCTGTTCTGGACCATCATCGGACCGGGCAAGGGCGGCACGCCCAGCGGCAAGCTGGCCGCTGCGATCGATGCGAGCTTCGGCAGCTTTGATGCCTTTAAGGAGAAGTTTTCCGCTGCCGCCACCACGCGCTTTGGTTCCGGTTGGGCTTGGCTGACCAAGACTGCGGATGGCAAGGTGGAGATCAGTTCTTCCGCCAACCAGGACAACCCTGTGATGGAAGGCAAGTTCCCCGTGATCGGCCTGGACGTCTGGGAACACGCTTACTATCTGAAGTATCAGAACCGCCGTCCGGACTACATCGCAGCCTGGTGGAACGTGATCGATTGGGACGCGGCTGAAGCCCGTTTCAACGCATAG
- a CDS encoding enoyl-ACP reductase FabI, which translates to MATLLAGKTAIILGVANKWSIAYAIAESYRREGARVILTYQGERQKGTVEDLAKDLGADRVLNCDVTKPEELAALVEALSNEKLDIVVHSIAFANREDLSRPFIETSRDGFLLAHEVSAYSLISVSNALAPLMAHGGSILTLTYLGAVRVIPNYNVMGVAKAALEASVRYLASDLGAKNIRVNAISAGPIKTASARGIKDFSKVLDGVAAVAPLQRNTDPAEVGDTAVFLGSDLGRGVTGNVIYVDAGFQIMGLQAPE; encoded by the coding sequence ATGGCTACTCTTCTGGCCGGTAAAACGGCAATTATCCTCGGCGTCGCGAACAAATGGAGTATTGCCTACGCAATTGCCGAATCGTATCGGCGCGAAGGCGCCCGTGTCATTCTCACCTATCAGGGAGAACGGCAGAAAGGCACAGTCGAAGATCTGGCGAAAGATTTGGGGGCAGACCGGGTTCTCAATTGTGACGTGACCAAGCCCGAAGAACTGGCGGCGCTGGTGGAGGCTCTCTCGAATGAGAAGCTCGACATTGTCGTTCACTCGATCGCGTTTGCGAACCGCGAAGACCTCAGCCGTCCCTTCATCGAGACCTCGCGCGATGGCTTCCTCCTGGCTCACGAAGTGAGCGCCTATTCGCTGATCAGTGTTTCGAATGCGCTGGCTCCGTTGATGGCGCATGGCGGGTCGATTCTGACACTTACCTATCTGGGAGCCGTCCGGGTCATCCCGAACTACAACGTCATGGGTGTCGCCAAGGCCGCGCTCGAGGCAAGCGTTCGTTATTTGGCCTCCGACCTTGGCGCGAAGAACATCCGCGTCAACGCGATCTCTGCCGGCCCGATCAAAACCGCCAGCGCTCGCGGCATCAAGGACTTTTCAAAAGTTCTCGATGGCGTGGCTGCCGTCGCTCCGCTCCAGCGCAATACGGACCCGGCCGAAGTCGGCGATACCGCTGTCTTCCTCGGGAGCGATCTCGGACGTGGCGTCACGGGCAACGTGATCTATGTCGATGCCGGCTTCCAGATCATGGGGCTGCAAGCACCCGAATAA
- a CDS encoding Fic family protein: MSAAKKAAYKPAPHTRLTPPGPLSGDGITPVLPREGIESLENRAFDLIREASAFAGQVPAGNQLLVGSLVRSMNCYYSNLIEGHHTHPLDIDAALQKTYQENGETQNLQLEAAAHIRVQTLIDEGRAPAVAPASEVYVRWLHREFYSTMPAALLFVENPDTGEHKPLIPGEFRDGGVAVGEHIPPAAEELPAYMRRFTEAYGNLSNLRQIIALGAAHHRFTWIHPFYDGNGRVVRLMSHAMLLGTGIGNSMWSISRGLARTVERYKTLLANADAPRYNAYDGRGALSEKTLITFCEYFLETCIDQVRFMSQLLDTKDFLSRIAVWCAGEIAAKRLERGSFEVLREVWLTGTILRAAVPGIANVKERQAREIVSRLLARGVLLTETTKTPLRLHCTIDTLEAWFPGLYPPFSRMPETGAAAGALLGMM; encoded by the coding sequence ATGTCAGCGGCGAAAAAAGCGGCATACAAACCGGCGCCCCACACAAGGTTGACCCCTCCTGGTCCCCTTTCAGGGGACGGCATCACACCCGTCCTCCCGCGAGAGGGGATCGAGTCCTTAGAAAACCGCGCCTTCGATCTCATCCGTGAGGCTAGTGCCTTTGCCGGGCAAGTGCCTGCCGGGAACCAATTGCTTGTGGGCAGTTTGGTGCGTTCGATGAACTGCTACTACTCAAATCTCATCGAAGGGCACCATACCCATCCGCTGGATATTGATGCCGCGTTGCAGAAAACCTACCAGGAAAATGGGGAGACACAGAATCTGCAGCTCGAAGCGGCAGCGCATATCCGGGTGCAGACTCTGATCGACGAGGGGCGTGCGCCCGCTGTGGCTCCAGCCAGCGAAGTGTATGTCCGCTGGTTGCATCGGGAGTTTTACAGTACGATGCCGGCTGCGCTTCTCTTTGTCGAAAACCCGGATACGGGGGAACACAAGCCTTTGATTCCGGGAGAATTCCGCGACGGCGGTGTTGCCGTTGGGGAACACATTCCTCCAGCCGCTGAAGAGCTTCCTGCCTACATGCGTCGCTTCACAGAAGCCTATGGCAACCTGTCGAATCTTCGTCAGATCATTGCCCTTGGCGCCGCTCATCATCGTTTCACTTGGATCCATCCGTTCTATGACGGCAACGGCCGTGTCGTTCGCTTGATGTCGCATGCCATGCTGCTCGGCACCGGCATCGGAAACAGCATGTGGAGCATCTCTCGCGGCTTGGCCCGCACGGTGGAGCGCTATAAAACGCTGCTTGCAAACGCCGACGCTCCCCGCTACAACGCCTATGATGGGCGGGGCGCGCTGAGCGAAAAGACATTAATCACCTTTTGCGAATACTTTCTGGAGACCTGCATCGATCAGGTCCGTTTTATGTCGCAGTTGCTGGATACAAAAGATTTTCTCTCTCGCATTGCCGTTTGGTGCGCGGGAGAGATTGCGGCGAAGCGTCTGGAGCGGGGTAGTTTTGAAGTGCTGCGAGAGGTCTGGCTGACCGGCACCATCCTACGGGCTGCCGTGCCGGGAATCGCCAATGTCAAAGAACGGCAGGCGCGTGAAATCGTCTCACGTTTACTCGCCCGAGGCGTCTTATTGACTGAAACAACAAAGACGCCCCTACGTCTTCACTGCACAATCGATACGCTCGAAGCGTGGTTCCCAGGGCTCTATCCGCCCTTCTCGCGGATGCCAGAAACTGGAGCGGCGGCGGGCGCTTTGCTAGGTATGATGTAA
- a CDS encoding ABC transporter permease: MRNVITIARKELNTYFQSPIAYILLAAFAAMFGYFFWSLVYFFVRASMQSQMSGRPMALNLNELVIRNLLGNCGVLCLFMIPMLSMRLFAEEKNRGTIELLLTSPLKDWEILLGKWIGAVGMYASLLLFSGINLIFLFAYGKPDWKPLLVGYAGLLLQAAAMLAIGMFISSVTSNQIVAAVTTFFLLLLLWVFEWMANMDQNRLTEVLTYISLLRHNESFIKGVLDLKDTLYYISVSFLGLFLTARSLESTRYRG; encoded by the coding sequence ATGAGAAACGTGATTACGATCGCGCGAAAAGAACTGAACACTTATTTTCAGTCGCCGATTGCCTATATCCTGCTGGCTGCTTTTGCCGCGATGTTTGGCTATTTCTTCTGGTCGCTGGTCTACTTTTTTGTCCGCGCCAGCATGCAGTCGCAGATGAGCGGCCGTCCGATGGCGCTCAACTTGAACGAACTGGTGATCCGCAATCTTCTGGGCAACTGTGGTGTCTTGTGCCTGTTCATGATTCCGATGCTCAGCATGCGGCTTTTCGCGGAAGAGAAGAATCGCGGCACGATTGAATTGCTGCTCACCTCACCGCTCAAAGACTGGGAAATTCTTCTGGGCAAGTGGATTGGCGCCGTGGGCATGTATGCGAGCCTGCTGCTGTTCTCCGGCATCAATCTGATCTTTCTGTTCGCCTACGGCAAGCCGGATTGGAAGCCGCTGCTGGTGGGATATGCCGGTCTGCTGTTGCAGGCTGCCGCGATGCTTGCCATCGGCATGTTCATCTCGTCGGTGACTTCCAATCAGATTGTCGCCGCCGTCACCACCTTCTTCCTGTTGCTGCTGCTCTGGGTTTTTGAATGGATGGCGAATATGGACCAGAACCGCCTCACCGAGGTGCTGACCTACATCTCGCTGCTACGGCACAACGAATCGTTCATCAAGGGTGTTTTGGATCTCAAAGACACGCTGTACTACATCAGCGTCAGCTTCCTGGGGCTCTTCCTCACAGCTCGCTCGCTTGAGTCCACACGGTATAGAGGATAG
- a CDS encoding ABC transporter permease — MNLRRLFLLPAALVTGLLFLVPLGIVLVYSLMTRGPYGGQGAPWTIENYQRFFDPLYGQILLRSFLIATETTVLCLILGFPLAWFIARSGPRRELYLQLVMLPFWTSFLVRTYAWVFLLRDTGLFNTLLLALGIINEPLPLLYNHGAVLLGLVYCSLPLAVLPIYSTLERLDYSLVEAAADLGARPFETLREVVIPVSAPGLRAAAFLVFIPALGTYLTSDLLGGGSTILIGNLVQNQFTTARDWPFGAAASLILMGIVLIGMKLVTRKGEELM, encoded by the coding sequence ATGAACCTGCGACGCCTCTTTTTGCTGCCGGCGGCGCTGGTCACCGGACTTCTGTTCCTGGTGCCGCTTGGCATTGTCCTGGTCTATAGCCTCATGACGCGCGGCCCTTACGGAGGGCAGGGAGCCCCCTGGACAATCGAAAACTACCAGCGCTTCTTCGATCCTCTTTATGGCCAGATCCTGCTGCGCTCGTTTCTGATTGCGACAGAAACCACGGTGCTTTGCCTGATCCTCGGCTTCCCTTTGGCGTGGTTCATTGCGAGAAGCGGCCCGCGGCGCGAACTGTATCTGCAACTGGTGATGCTGCCCTTCTGGACCAGCTTCCTGGTGCGCACCTACGCCTGGGTTTTTCTGTTGCGCGATACCGGATTGTTTAACACCCTGCTGCTGGCGCTGGGCATCATCAACGAACCCTTGCCTCTGCTCTACAACCATGGCGCGGTGCTGCTGGGGCTGGTCTATTGCAGCCTGCCGCTAGCCGTGCTTCCGATCTATTCCACCCTTGAACGCCTTGACTACAGCCTGGTAGAGGCGGCAGCCGATCTCGGCGCCAGACCGTTTGAGACGCTGCGCGAGGTGGTGATTCCGGTGTCGGCTCCAGGGCTTCGCGCCGCCGCCTTCCTTGTCTTCATCCCCGCGCTGGGCACCTATCTGACCAGCGATCTGCTCGGCGGCGGCAGCACGATTCTCATTGGGAATCTGGTGCAGAACCAATTCACCACTGCACGGGATTGGCCCTTTGGGGCGGCCGCGTCACTGATCCTGATGGGCATCGTTCTGATCGGCATGAAGCTTGTCACCCGCAAAGGTGAGGAGTTGATGTGA